One window of Desulfovibrio subterraneus genomic DNA carries:
- a CDS encoding divergent polysaccharide deacetylase family protein has protein sequence MTEPTPPSLPRWVLPVMGAICCLILVAALALGLKTLRDTGMLGDKPPATRTAQNGTMREQADAGNLPYEESLDAPLEEGVKKVDYALLQALGSLALNQNSIELNEIELRSAGGQEYHFQRIRLSGAPNQDIANAIAASLAIWAQNATLTKTTDSTYSISLHGVTTHELALAQETPPQVPETTTPQTEPGSAVPPIAANGTTPAPGPATDPHTTPKGSGRLAIVIDDLGESVSAAKKLVALSYPVTFAIWPRATHTRQVAELGAKHGEEIIIHQPMEPVGYPEVRPGPGTVFVQMTPDQIHTIIADNLKKVPEAVGINNHMGSRFTQDRAAVRAALDELRKHNLFVLDSWTHSRTKLYAEAQNAGMKAYRRSVFIDVIRDVSSIVHQLEKAERIALTTGQAIAIGHPLPETLAALKQWEAKRNKAVTVVTVGSLPPQ, from the coding sequence ATGACTGAACCGACCCCCCCTTCACTGCCCCGCTGGGTACTGCCCGTCATGGGCGCCATATGCTGCCTCATCCTTGTGGCGGCGCTGGCCCTCGGCCTTAAGACCCTGCGCGATACGGGCATGCTCGGCGATAAGCCGCCTGCCACCCGCACAGCACAGAACGGTACCATGCGCGAACAGGCAGACGCGGGCAACCTGCCGTATGAGGAATCCCTTGATGCCCCCCTTGAAGAAGGGGTGAAAAAGGTTGATTACGCCCTTCTGCAGGCCCTTGGCTCCCTTGCCCTGAACCAGAATTCCATAGAACTGAACGAGATCGAACTCAGATCAGCCGGCGGGCAGGAATACCACTTCCAGCGCATACGTCTTTCCGGCGCGCCCAATCAGGACATTGCCAACGCCATAGCGGCATCACTGGCAATATGGGCGCAAAATGCCACCTTGACCAAAACCACCGACTCAACCTATTCCATCTCGTTGCACGGCGTAACCACGCACGAATTAGCCCTCGCGCAGGAAACGCCGCCGCAGGTTCCGGAAACCACCACACCACAGACAGAGCCCGGATCAGCGGTTCCTCCGATCGCTGCAAACGGCACCACTCCGGCACCCGGACCTGCCACAGACCCACACACGACCCCCAAGGGGTCCGGACGTCTCGCCATTGTCATTGATGACCTTGGCGAAAGCGTCAGCGCGGCAAAAAAGCTGGTCGCCCTTTCCTACCCTGTCACCTTTGCCATCTGGCCCCGTGCTACCCACACGAGACAGGTGGCCGAACTGGGGGCAAAGCATGGAGAGGAGATCATCATCCACCAGCCCATGGAACCCGTCGGCTACCCCGAGGTACGCCCGGGACCGGGCACGGTGTTCGTGCAGATGACGCCGGACCAGATACACACGATCATTGCGGATAACCTGAAAAAGGTTCCCGAGGCCGTGGGCATCAACAACCACATGGGGTCACGCTTCACGCAGGACCGCGCAGCCGTCAGAGCTGCGCTGGATGAACTGCGCAAGCACAACCTGTTCGTGCTGGACAGCTGGACCCATTCGCGGACCAAGCTGTACGCCGAAGCGCAGAACGCGGGGATGAAAGCCTACAGGCGCAGCGTCTTCATAGACGTCATCCGCGACGTTTCCAGCATCGTGCACCAGCTCGAAAAGGCGGAACGCATTGCTCTGACCACAGGTCAGGCCATTGCCATCGGCCACCCGCTGCCTGAAACGCTTGCCGCCCTCAAACAATGGGAGGCAAAGCGCAACAAGGCTGTGACAGTGGTGACCGTCGGCTCGCTTCCGCCGCAATGA
- a CDS encoding pentapeptide repeat-containing protein: MNGSGLEQHADAAGCSLQQEPPLEAAGTASSRGRSSCFCVGVQQQADSPEVDLAEADFSGANVIGADVIGAEFS; encoded by the coding sequence ATGAACGGATCGGGGCTGGAACAGCACGCGGATGCCGCAGGCTGCTCGCTGCAGCAGGAACCGCCTTTGGAGGCAGCGGGGACGGCAAGTTCCAGAGGCCGCAGTTCCTGCTTCTGCGTCGGGGTGCAGCAGCAGGCGGATTCGCCAGAAGTGGACTTAGCCGAAGCAGACTTTTCCGGAGCGAACGTTATTGGAGCGGACGTTATTGGAGCGGAGTTTTCTTGA
- a CDS encoding murein hydrolase activator EnvC family protein, with protein MMHSQPPQSRHPVLPLQPHKIPAVFVFMLTLGMLLFTAPAIRAAGPSDIKANLKDQKQKAKKTEQTLNKLTAKERDLHKELAAAEDRIKSLERDLNSQEAALAEIEQNKAESEKSHGRLLQKRRKTEKELEELLNAMWPLYIESRAGRGANMPDWHESDRRFEWSTRVYAAINEKNRELAEQQQEIASVLKKQEELERKARERLASVNKSKDRILRDKLAYNSRLNNVRKQKEDAEASLKNVLSLIQDLNYRLETSDKPEGKFALNKGRLPWPARGMLTLRYAPAADPPTRGIGIALMNGAPVQTVASGKVVHNDILRGFGRVVIVMHDKEYYSLYAYLADSNLTVGQDVKRGQKLGTAGYFPRVEGPGLYFELRFHQKAINPEPWLTASN; from the coding sequence ATGATGCACAGCCAGCCGCCACAAAGCCGCCATCCCGTTCTGCCCTTGCAACCTCATAAGATTCCGGCCGTTTTTGTCTTCATGCTCACGCTGGGCATGCTGCTGTTTACTGCACCTGCCATACGGGCCGCAGGGCCTTCCGACATCAAGGCCAACCTGAAAGACCAGAAGCAGAAAGCGAAGAAGACCGAGCAGACCCTGAACAAGCTCACGGCCAAGGAACGCGATCTGCACAAGGAACTGGCCGCGGCCGAAGACCGCATCAAATCGCTGGAACGCGACCTCAATTCGCAGGAAGCCGCCCTTGCCGAGATAGAGCAGAACAAGGCTGAATCGGAAAAGAGCCATGGCCGCCTGCTGCAAAAACGCCGCAAGACCGAAAAAGAACTGGAAGAACTGCTCAATGCCATGTGGCCGCTGTACATTGAAAGCCGTGCCGGACGTGGAGCCAACATGCCCGACTGGCATGAGAGCGACAGGCGTTTCGAATGGTCCACCCGCGTGTATGCGGCCATAAATGAAAAAAACAGGGAACTTGCGGAACAACAGCAGGAAATTGCATCCGTTCTGAAAAAGCAGGAGGAGCTTGAGCGCAAGGCCCGCGAACGCCTTGCCTCGGTCAACAAATCAAAGGACAGAATTCTGCGCGACAAGCTGGCCTACAACAGCCGCCTGAATAACGTCCGCAAACAGAAGGAAGACGCGGAAGCCTCGCTCAAAAACGTGCTTTCGCTCATTCAGGATCTCAATTATCGTCTGGAGACATCCGACAAGCCGGAAGGCAAGTTCGCCCTGAACAAGGGCCGCCTGCCGTGGCCTGCCCGAGGTATGCTGACATTGCGTTATGCCCCCGCGGCCGATCCGCCCACGCGCGGCATAGGCATTGCCCTGATGAACGGCGCTCCTGTTCAGACCGTGGCCTCGGGCAAGGTCGTGCACAACGACATATTGCGCGGTTTCGGACGCGTCGTGATCGTTATGCATGATAAGGAATACTATTCGTTGTATGCATATCTTGCTGACAGCAATCTCACTGTAGGGCAGGATGTGAAAAGAGGACAGAAGCTCGGTACAGCCGGGTACTTTCCCCGCGTGGAAGGCCCCGGGCTGTATTTCGAATTGCGTTTTCACCAAAAAGCCATTAACCCTGAACCGTGGCTAACAGCTTCAAATTAG
- the proC gene encoding pyrroline-5-carboxylate reductase: protein MKTFGCIGCGNMGSAILRGLAAKEGLAFTGFDRNENALAALRDDINFQPLASEKDVAEKADYILLAVKPDMVEAVLGKIAPALTRDKVVISIAAGVSQAALKEYSKKACPVVRCMPNTPAMVGEGIFALCFEDADLSDEHQTAIQEIFGTIGQALVLEEKKFNAFTAVAGCGPAYVFHFMEAVVEAAVTVGFTRKDATDMVIKLFKGSVKLADESDQHLSVLREMVCSPAGVTIAAVNHLDRTAVRGNIIDAVLEARQRGLEMSK, encoded by the coding sequence ATGAAAACGTTTGGCTGTATCGGATGCGGGAACATGGGTTCCGCCATCCTCAGGGGACTCGCTGCAAAGGAAGGTCTGGCCTTTACCGGCTTTGACCGTAACGAAAACGCCCTTGCCGCCCTTCGGGACGACATCAACTTCCAGCCTCTGGCGTCCGAAAAAGATGTAGCCGAAAAGGCTGATTACATCCTTCTCGCCGTCAAGCCGGACATGGTCGAAGCTGTGCTGGGCAAGATCGCGCCTGCACTGACCAGGGACAAGGTTGTCATCTCCATTGCCGCAGGCGTTTCGCAGGCGGCGCTCAAGGAATACAGCAAAAAGGCGTGCCCCGTTGTACGCTGCATGCCCAACACCCCCGCCATGGTGGGTGAAGGCATCTTTGCCCTGTGTTTCGAGGACGCCGATCTCAGCGACGAGCACCAGACAGCCATTCAGGAAATATTCGGCACCATCGGGCAGGCCCTGGTGCTGGAAGAAAAGAAGTTCAACGCCTTCACCGCCGTTGCCGGATGCGGCCCCGCCTACGTCTTCCACTTTATGGAAGCCGTGGTGGAAGCAGCCGTAACCGTGGGCTTTACACGGAAGGACGCTACAGATATGGTCATCAAACTCTTCAAGGGCTCAGTGAAGCTTGCAGATGAGTCGGACCAGCATCTGTCCGTTCTGCGCGAAATGGTTTGTTCCCCGGCAGGCGTTACCATCGCAGCCGTTAACCATCTCGACCGTACGGCAGTGCGGGGTAACATAATCGACGCTGTGCTCGAGGCACGCCAACGCGGCCTTGAGATGAGCAAATAG
- a CDS encoding S41 family peptidase, with product MRMTMWVASAASLAILAFSCVPGLATEDQSKFDSLKRFSQVLDMVERFYVNDVSRKDLIDGAMRGMLQSLDPHSTYMDPKEQQEMQETTSGEFFGIGIEITQDENGILKVVAPIEDTPAWKGGLKSGDLILEVDGESTQEMSLGKAVSKIKGPKGSAVMLTVLSKSDKEPKEVKLVRDVIPLISVKTRVLDDGYLWVRLMRFSERTTDELYEKIGEYTKNHELQGIILDLRDNPGGLLDQSISVADAFLNEGVVVSIRGRGKDSREFNAHAQESDIVVPMTVLINAGSASASEIVAGALRDQKRALLIGERSFGKGSVQNIIPLSDGGAVKLTIARYYTPNGTSIQAEGIQPDILMPFEAPREEDKAHPRRLMREKDLTGHLENPNGNGESGKPAFKRSPEATEALTRDNQLRLALQLVRSLPRIQTIH from the coding sequence ATGCGCATGACAATGTGGGTCGCCTCTGCGGCCTCTCTGGCAATTCTCGCCTTCTCCTGCGTGCCCGGACTGGCCACAGAAGATCAAAGCAAATTCGATTCGCTCAAGCGTTTCAGTCAGGTGCTGGATATGGTTGAGCGCTTCTACGTTAACGATGTCAGCCGTAAGGACCTGATAGACGGAGCCATGCGCGGCATGCTGCAGTCGCTTGACCCGCACTCCACCTACATGGACCCCAAGGAACAGCAGGAGATGCAGGAAACCACCTCCGGCGAATTCTTCGGCATCGGCATTGAAATCACCCAGGATGAAAACGGCATCCTCAAGGTAGTTGCTCCCATCGAAGACACCCCTGCATGGAAGGGCGGTCTCAAGAGCGGCGACCTGATTCTGGAAGTGGACGGCGAGTCCACGCAGGAGATGTCGCTGGGCAAAGCCGTTTCCAAAATCAAAGGCCCCAAGGGCTCTGCGGTCATGCTGACCGTACTCTCCAAGAGCGATAAGGAACCCAAGGAAGTAAAGCTCGTGCGCGACGTCATTCCGCTTATCAGCGTGAAGACCCGCGTGCTTGACGACGGCTACCTCTGGGTGCGCCTCATGCGCTTCTCCGAACGCACCACCGATGAACTCTATGAGAAGATCGGCGAATATACCAAGAATCACGAACTGCAGGGCATCATCCTTGACCTGCGTGACAACCCCGGCGGCCTGCTTGACCAGTCCATCAGCGTTGCCGATGCATTCTTGAACGAAGGCGTGGTTGTCTCCATCCGCGGCCGCGGCAAGGACAGCCGTGAATTCAACGCACACGCGCAGGAATCCGACATTGTCGTACCCATGACCGTACTCATCAACGCCGGTTCCGCCTCCGCCTCGGAAATCGTGGCTGGCGCCCTGCGCGACCAGAAGCGCGCTCTGCTCATCGGCGAACGCAGCTTCGGCAAGGGGTCCGTGCAGAACATCATTCCCCTGAGCGACGGTGGTGCGGTCAAGCTGACCATTGCCCGCTACTACACGCCCAACGGCACGTCCATTCAGGCAGAGGGTATTCAGCCCGATATCCTCATGCCCTTTGAAGCACCCCGTGAAGAAGACAAGGCCCATCCCCGCCGCCTCATGCGCGAGAAGGACCTGACCGGGCATCTGGAAAACCCCAACGGCAACGGCGAATCCGGCAAGCCCGCTTTCAAGCGCAGCCCCGAAGCAACCGAAGCCCTCACCCGCGACAACCAGCTGCGCCTTGCACTGCAACTGGTACGCTCGCTGCCCAGAATTCAGACCATCCACTAA
- the hgcB gene encoding mercury methylation ferredoxin HgcB, which translates to MKDFRYIDGVASIALEAKTCVGCGVCVQVCPHQVFTVQKGKAVFADRNACIECGACAKNCPVDAILVTPGVGCASLMIKRWLHEKGIPVRLGGGTGCC; encoded by the coding sequence ATGAAAGATTTTCGCTATATCGATGGTGTGGCCAGCATTGCACTGGAAGCCAAAACCTGTGTGGGCTGCGGCGTGTGCGTGCAGGTATGTCCGCATCAGGTGTTTACCGTACAAAAGGGCAAGGCCGTGTTTGCAGACCGCAATGCCTGCATCGAGTGTGGCGCATGCGCCAAAAACTGCCCGGTGGACGCCATACTCGTTACCCCCGGTGTGGGCTGTGCTTCGCTCATGATCAAGCGCTGGCTGCATGAGAAGGGCATTCCCGTCCGCCTTGGCGGCGGCACCGGCTGCTGCTAG
- a CDS encoding HDOD domain-containing protein, with translation MPQSASDKAQRIVARRFRYADRHPLNSRDRELVEGMRGVALEAVEIMLQMDMEAYQLDRPILGALPRSGGPLRGQYTPESFVQGRFHLAPMPGVLARLDAYSRKHSDSTDELADIIRYDMVLTLALLRLVNSPLYAGGRGEAPIGSVRAAVGIVGGRQLAGLAFAAGQMGSRLNVPAELSMTEFWRHSLMVAGLARSLAKRAGFEDPERYFTAGLLHDMGRLLLVERLGHAIAGVYGEASAQDIPFHVAETRALGFDHGAVGAAALQAWGVDARLVKAVREHHSQDMASDSPEYAAVVGVADFMARALGYVYWTDEHVLPPANGAWRMLGIPLGDIADVARDGYAEMERALFLFAAEGRTNRHAA, from the coding sequence ATGCCTCAGTCTGCATCTGACAAGGCACAGCGCATTGTAGCGCGTCGTTTCAGGTACGCCGACCGTCATCCTCTGAACAGCCGCGACAGGGAGCTTGTCGAAGGCATGCGCGGGGTGGCGTTGGAGGCGGTAGAAATCATGCTGCAGATGGATATGGAAGCCTATCAGCTCGACAGGCCCATTCTGGGGGCGTTGCCGAGGTCCGGCGGGCCGCTGCGGGGGCAGTATACGCCCGAATCCTTTGTGCAGGGACGTTTTCACCTTGCTCCCATGCCGGGCGTTCTTGCCCGACTTGACGCATATTCCCGCAAGCATTCCGATTCCACCGATGAGCTTGCGGATATCATCCGCTACGATATGGTGCTCACCCTTGCGCTGCTGCGTCTGGTGAACAGCCCGTTATATGCGGGCGGCAGGGGCGAAGCTCCCATCGGTTCCGTGCGCGCAGCCGTAGGTATCGTCGGTGGCAGACAGCTTGCCGGGCTGGCATTTGCCGCAGGGCAGATGGGCAGCAGACTGAATGTGCCAGCGGAGCTTTCCATGACGGAATTCTGGCGGCATTCGCTGATGGTTGCAGGGCTTGCCCGCAGCCTTGCCAAGCGTGCCGGTTTTGAAGACCCCGAGCGATATTTCACCGCCGGACTGCTCCACGACATGGGGCGCCTGCTGCTTGTGGAACGCCTCGGGCATGCAATTGCCGGAGTCTACGGCGAAGCCTCTGCGCAGGATATTCCGTTCCATGTGGCGGAAACACGTGCGCTGGGGTTCGACCACGGCGCAGTGGGCGCAGCCGCACTGCAGGCGTGGGGTGTGGATGCCCGTCTGGTGAAGGCCGTGCGGGAACACCACAGTCAGGACATGGCCTCCGACAGTCCGGAATACGCTGCGGTGGTGGGTGTTGCCGACTTCATGGCGCGGGCGCTCGGATATGTTTACTGGACGGACGAGCACGTGCTGCCGCCTGCCAATGGCGCATGGCGTATGCTCGGCATACCGCTTGGGGATATTGCGGACGTGGCCAGGGATGGGTATGCGGAAATGGAACGGGCACTTTTTCTGTTCGCTGCGGAAGGCCGCACCAATCGTCACGCGGCGTAG
- a CDS encoding MJ1477/TM1410 family putative glycoside hydrolase: MATYFIHYLKYHVSNILAFHIFVLIMLALFGSLAGCGPVGDQVPERRADSTVRDGADSMEAPVRHVRIVPHPRRWALWLQGAQPDAVAASATDLVVVDYSADGTDAAAFTPQQVARMQQGGRKVLCYFSIGEAESYRFYWDAQWKEAPPPFLGPENPDWPENYKVMYWHEQWWDLVLRPYMDKILAAGFDGVYLDIVDAYWFWYEQGRDLQLCADDMIRLVARIANYMRTAGGADFIITPQNAEGIFNDASEASVARYLEVMDMIGVESLLFNVTPEDSVYRTTMLRKVADAGKTVLNIEYIPLERMAEYRNALTTLPFAPVPYRAEPDRALDSLAPQTP; the protein is encoded by the coding sequence ATGGCTACCTACTTTATACACTATTTGAAATATCACGTAAGTAATATTTTGGCGTTCCACATATTTGTGCTCATTATGCTCGCGTTGTTCGGCTCGCTTGCCGGGTGTGGTCCGGTGGGCGATCAGGTGCCGGAGCGCAGGGCGGACTCCACTGTCCGTGACGGAGCTGATTCCATGGAGGCGCCTGTGAGACATGTACGCATTGTACCGCATCCCCGGCGCTGGGCACTGTGGCTGCAGGGGGCGCAACCGGATGCGGTGGCTGCCTCGGCCACGGATCTTGTCGTGGTGGACTACTCGGCAGACGGCACGGATGCTGCCGCGTTTACCCCGCAGCAGGTTGCCCGCATGCAGCAGGGCGGTCGTAAGGTGCTGTGTTATTTTTCCATCGGCGAGGCAGAAAGTTATCGCTTTTACTGGGATGCGCAATGGAAGGAAGCGCCTCCTCCCTTCCTCGGACCCGAGAACCCCGACTGGCCCGAGAACTACAAGGTTATGTACTGGCACGAACAGTGGTGGGATCTGGTGCTTCGCCCCTACATGGACAAGATTCTGGCAGCCGGATTTGACGGCGTGTACCTTGATATCGTGGATGCATACTGGTTCTGGTATGAACAGGGCCGCGATCTGCAGCTGTGCGCTGACGACATGATCCGGCTGGTTGCCCGCATCGCCAACTACATGCGGACCGCCGGAGGTGCCGATTTCATCATCACTCCCCAGAATGCCGAGGGCATTTTCAACGATGCTTCGGAAGCCTCTGTCGCACGGTATCTTGAGGTCATGGACATGATCGGGGTTGAATCGCTGCTTTTCAATGTCACTCCCGAAGACAGTGTCTACCGTACGACCATGCTCAGAAAGGTCGCAGATGCGGGGAAGACCGTACTCAACATCGAGTATATTCCGCTGGAACGCATGGCAGAATACCGCAACGCATTGACCACGCTGCCGTTTGCGCCTGTACCCTATCGTGCCGAACCGGACAGGGCGCTGGATTCGCTTGCCCCGCAGACCCCCTGA
- the ndk gene encoding nucleoside-diphosphate kinase, with translation MLQRTFSIIKPDATERNLEGAILDRIQKAGLRVVAMKKIHLTRAQAEGFYHVHKERPFFGSLVEFMCSGPVVCSVLEGEDAIAKYRELMGATNPANAAEGTLRKDFAVSLEANSVHGSDAPETAAFEICYFFNALEITG, from the coding sequence ATGCTGCAAAGAACCTTTTCCATCATCAAGCCCGACGCGACCGAACGCAATCTGGAAGGTGCCATTCTCGACCGTATCCAGAAGGCAGGACTGCGCGTTGTTGCCATGAAGAAGATCCACCTTACACGTGCGCAGGCCGAAGGCTTCTACCACGTGCACAAGGAACGCCCCTTCTTCGGCAGCCTCGTCGAATTCATGTGTTCCGGTCCCGTTGTATGCTCCGTGCTGGAAGGTGAAGACGCCATTGCCAAGTACCGCGAGCTGATGGGCGCCACCAACCCTGCCAACGCCGCTGAAGGCACCCTGCGCAAGGATTTCGCAGTAAGCCTGGAAGCCAACTCCGTGCACGGTTCCGACGCTCCTGAAACCGCAGCTTTTGAAATCTGCTACTTCTTCAACGCTCTGGAGATCACCGGCTAA
- the hgcA gene encoding mercury methylation corrinoid protein HgcA, giving the protein MAQFSRDTASPDAEPCUGPPPRPEARSYERAGYAVYPCVTHFVDTPAGDVPSITHAWGLQDWLGTAFARLGVTRNNYAVSPGLYAMGNPDANSPVIVTANYKLTFDAVRSDLAGQNLWMVVLDTRGINVWCAAGKNLFSTAEVIKRLQRVRLDRVVKHRRIILPQLGAPGVSAKEVRRATGFSVVYGPVLSADLPAFLESGMQATTEMRTVRFPLKERAVLIPVEIMLLWKTLLLAFAVMFVLSGIGPDIFSFSAAVGRLAPFAWATLFGVLAGQVAVPVLLPVLPFRAFAANGALAGGVAVLPMLACAWPLATWLELVVLAAWTPCLGSFLAMNFSGSTPYTSPTGVEWEMRRAVPLQILTVAVCLCLWVAAAFIG; this is encoded by the coding sequence ATGGCACAATTTTCGCGCGACACCGCGTCTCCCGACGCGGAACCGTGCTGAGGCCCTCCCCCGCGACCTGAGGCCAGGTCGTATGAGCGCGCGGGCTATGCCGTTTATCCCTGTGTGACGCATTTTGTGGACACTCCCGCAGGTGACGTGCCGAGTATCACGCATGCGTGGGGGCTGCAGGACTGGCTGGGAACCGCGTTTGCGCGTCTGGGCGTGACCCGCAACAACTACGCCGTTTCTCCCGGCCTGTATGCCATGGGTAATCCGGATGCGAACTCTCCGGTCATTGTCACCGCAAACTACAAACTCACCTTCGACGCCGTGCGTAGCGACCTTGCCGGACAGAATCTCTGGATGGTCGTGCTGGATACGCGTGGCATCAACGTGTGGTGCGCGGCAGGCAAGAATCTTTTTTCCACCGCCGAGGTCATCAAGCGACTGCAGCGGGTGCGGCTTGACCGCGTGGTGAAGCACCGTCGCATCATTCTGCCGCAGCTGGGCGCACCCGGTGTTTCCGCCAAGGAAGTGCGCCGCGCCACCGGTTTCAGCGTGGTATATGGCCCCGTGCTTTCAGCGGATCTTCCGGCATTTCTGGAATCCGGCATGCAGGCCACGACAGAAATGCGTACTGTCCGTTTTCCGCTCAAGGAACGTGCGGTGCTCATTCCTGTGGAAATCATGCTGCTCTGGAAGACGCTGCTGCTTGCCTTTGCCGTCATGTTTGTCCTTTCGGGCATAGGGCCGGACATCTTCTCCTTCTCCGCTGCGGTGGGCAGGCTTGCGCCGTTTGCGTGGGCAACGCTCTTCGGTGTGCTGGCAGGGCAGGTTGCCGTGCCGGTTCTGCTGCCGGTGCTGCCTTTCAGGGCCTTTGCCGCCAACGGTGCCTTGGCCGGCGGGGTGGCGGTGCTGCCCATGCTGGCTTGCGCATGGCCGCTGGCAACATGGCTTGAGCTTGTGGTGCTCGCCGCATGGACGCCCTGTCTCGGATCGTTTCTGGCAATGAACTTCAGCGGGTCCACCCCCTATACCTCGCCCACGGGCGTGGAATGGGAGATGCGCCGCGCTGTTCCCCTGCAGATTCTTACCGTTGCCGTGTGCCTGTGCCTTTGGGTTGCGGCTGCCTTCATCGGATAG
- a CDS encoding endonuclease III domain-containing protein, which translates to MSRADLLLNMYQSMLDRLGPSHWWPGETPFEVAVGAILTQNTNWGNVERAIANLKATGNLAPDAMLALPDAELAELIRPSGYYNMKAKRLKQLLLWLQDTCDGDIANLGSMEVNAARTALLSVKGVGPETADSIALYAAGLPTFVVDAYTLRIYSRHGLIPEDTDYHTLRDYFMDVLPHDPHLFNEYHALIVRVAKDWCKKGTPRCEDCPLAEFLDTHPNGGRA; encoded by the coding sequence ATGAGCCGTGCAGACCTCCTCCTCAACATGTACCAGTCCATGCTCGACCGGCTGGGCCCGAGCCATTGGTGGCCCGGCGAAACGCCTTTCGAAGTGGCCGTGGGTGCCATTCTTACCCAGAACACCAACTGGGGCAACGTGGAGCGCGCCATCGCCAACCTCAAAGCCACCGGCAATCTGGCCCCCGATGCCATGCTCGCCCTGCCGGACGCAGAACTGGCAGAGCTCATCCGTCCTTCCGGCTACTACAATATGAAGGCAAAGCGGCTGAAGCAGCTCCTGCTCTGGCTGCAGGACACCTGCGACGGAGACATAGCCAACCTCGGCAGCATGGAAGTGAATGCCGCGCGCACGGCCCTGCTCTCGGTCAAGGGCGTCGGGCCGGAAACTGCCGACTCCATAGCCCTGTATGCTGCGGGCCTGCCCACCTTCGTGGTGGATGCATACACGCTGCGCATATACTCACGCCACGGTCTGATACCGGAAGATACCGACTATCACACCCTGCGCGACTATTTTATGGATGTACTCCCGCACGACCCCCATCTTTTCAATGAATACCATGCCCTGATCGTGCGCGTTGCCAAGGACTGGTGCAAAAAAGGCACTCCGCGCTGCGAAGACTGCCCGCTGGCCGAGTTTCTCGACACCCATCCGAACGGAGGCCGGGCATGA